A window of Proteus columbae contains these coding sequences:
- the rimI gene encoding ribosomal protein S18-alanine N-acetyltransferase gives MKTISLLNPADLPLAWQIEKLSHSFPWSEETFYSNQGSHYFNLKICIDNIIVGFAITQLILDEATLFNIAIHPDYQGKGYGKALLLELIEKLEKKNITTLWLEVRESNEKAFNLYESIGFNFVSKRKNYYPTKTGNEDAIIMAYPISF, from the coding sequence ATGAAGACCATTTCACTCTTAAACCCTGCTGATTTACCTTTAGCATGGCAAATTGAAAAATTAAGTCACTCATTCCCTTGGAGTGAAGAAACATTTTATAGTAACCAAGGAAGTCATTATTTTAATCTGAAAATTTGCATTGATAATATTATTGTAGGTTTCGCAATTACGCAATTAATATTAGATGAGGCAACACTTTTTAATATTGCAATCCATCCTGATTATCAGGGAAAAGGTTATGGTAAAGCGCTTTTACTAGAACTAATTGAAAAACTTGAGAAAAAAAACATCACTACCTTGTGGTTAGAGGTGCGAGAATCTAATGAAAAAGCGTTCAATCTCTATGAATCTATAGGATTTAATTTCGTTTCGAAACGGAAAAACTATTACCCAACAAAGACGGGGAATGAAGATGCGATTATTATGGCTTATCCTATTTCTTTCTAA
- a CDS encoding ATP-binding protein — translation MTTPQERTTGITNASIKKRFGSIPAWKMLSEYIWNGLDAGASDIDVIINTCDLGGVESIEIHDNGEGIDFHNLDRNFDNWDDSSKKQVTQKGSQGRGRYSFHKYAATATWLTRRQSENARITIDSSRIKTYKVELIDDKEQHSSILSNGSGTSVFLTGITSEKSQKIPNIENIMEELSNEFGWKLIVFSNLKISVNRVRVTPPQHRLFQELIDVDGNIFSSSIIQWIKKPSGEKSYNYFRDSKEHQKYRNLTGFNYKNNFFISGYIQSEWFDNFQDTSSPNADLFISEKSDGNKVLAMLLKELRNKTAEIYQGFLRERAVQLVDSFEEKGYFPVYNWESDEDRSFRIAHTKKLVTSICVADPAAFNGLKAKQTKIIIGLLDRLSTSSENDSLIDILEGVLDLNKEQMDEFASQISKSKLDYIISTIGHIHKRDLVVQKMKYLFKEHAKEVLETPDLQGIIEANTWLFGPQYTTIGAEEDDFSNTARNLRNSDIEILDGDDISTSDLIEGATIEGAKGQVDLFLARKMVTIDHSTQEEFIKCTIIEIKRPSVALNKKHLAQAERYAEVLDKHPAFNDERMRFDVVLVGTKISQNDTQITRRLKDLAGKGGAGLVSGADERIRVYVKSWSTIFNDFEVTHSALLQKLKIKRSELEYKSKQTLVDELQIPLSEAS, via the coding sequence GTGACGACTCCTCAAGAACGGACAACAGGTATTACAAATGCGTCGATAAAAAAACGTTTCGGCTCAATTCCCGCTTGGAAGATGTTGAGTGAATATATCTGGAACGGTTTGGATGCTGGTGCATCAGATATTGATGTCATTATTAACACCTGTGATCTCGGCGGGGTGGAGTCAATAGAGATCCATGATAATGGTGAAGGAATTGACTTTCATAACCTAGACCGAAATTTTGATAATTGGGATGACTCATCCAAAAAACAGGTTACCCAAAAAGGCAGTCAAGGCAGAGGGCGGTATTCATTTCATAAATATGCTGCAACAGCAACCTGGCTTACGAGAAGACAATCTGAGAATGCACGTATTACCATAGACTCGTCTCGTATTAAAACGTACAAAGTTGAGTTGATCGACGATAAAGAACAGCATAGTAGTATTCTTTCAAATGGAAGTGGGACATCAGTATTTCTTACGGGCATTACGAGTGAAAAATCTCAAAAAATCCCTAATATTGAAAATATCATGGAGGAGCTTTCAAATGAATTTGGTTGGAAGCTAATAGTTTTTTCTAACCTTAAAATATCAGTTAATAGAGTCCGAGTGACGCCTCCCCAACATAGGTTGTTTCAAGAGCTTATAGATGTTGATGGAAATATATTTAGTTCAAGTATCATTCAGTGGATAAAAAAACCATCTGGTGAAAAGTCATACAATTATTTTAGAGATTCAAAAGAACATCAGAAGTATAGAAATCTGACTGGTTTTAACTACAAAAACAATTTTTTCATAAGTGGATATATACAATCTGAGTGGTTCGATAATTTTCAAGATACCTCATCTCCAAATGCTGATCTCTTCATTAGTGAAAAGAGTGATGGGAATAAAGTTTTAGCTATGCTGCTAAAAGAACTGCGCAACAAAACAGCCGAGATTTATCAGGGGTTCCTTAGAGAAAGAGCTGTTCAGCTTGTCGATTCTTTCGAAGAAAAAGGATATTTTCCTGTTTACAATTGGGAGTCTGACGAAGATCGTTCCTTTAGAATTGCACATACGAAGAAATTAGTAACTAGTATCTGCGTTGCTGATCCAGCAGCTTTTAATGGGCTAAAGGCTAAGCAAACAAAAATTATAATCGGTTTGCTTGATAGGCTATCTACATCAAGTGAAAATGATAGTTTGATAGATATATTGGAAGGCGTTTTAGACTTAAATAAGGAGCAAATGGATGAATTTGCATCTCAAATAAGTAAATCTAAACTTGATTATATAATTAGCACGATTGGACACATTCATAAGCGAGATCTAGTCGTACAGAAAATGAAGTACCTTTTTAAAGAGCACGCTAAAGAAGTTCTAGAAACACCAGACTTACAAGGTATTATTGAGGCTAATACATGGTTGTTTGGCCCTCAGTACACAACTATAGGTGCCGAAGAGGATGACTTTTCTAATACAGCTAGAAATCTTCGGAATTCAGATATTGAAATATTGGATGGGGACGATATCAGTACCAGTGATCTTATTGAAGGCGCTACCATAGAGGGGGCAAAAGGCCAAGTAGATTTGTTTCTTGCACGCAAAATGGTCACAATTGATCATTCTACACAAGAAGAATTTATTAAATGTACGATCATTGAAATAAAAAGACCAAGTGTAGCATTGAATAAGAAACATTTAGCTCAAGCTGAACGTTATGCTGAGGTACTTGATAAGCATCCTGCCTTTAATGATGAGAGAATGAGATTTGATGTTGTTCTTGTTGGAACTAAAATCTCCCAGAATGATACTCAAATTACAAGGCGGTTGAAAGACCTTGCTGGTAAGGGCGGCGCGGGCCTTGTTTCCGGGGCGGATGAAAGAATTCGAGTATACGTTAAAAGTTGGTCTACAATTTTTAATGATTTCGAGGTGACTCATAGTGCTTTATTACAAAAGCTAAAAATAAAGAGAAGCGAGCTAGAGTATAAATCTAAGCAAACCCTTGTGGATGAATTGCAAATACCTCTCTCTGAGGCGTCGTGA
- a CDS encoding alpha/beta hydrolase-fold protein, which yields MRIPLMICALMASFPSFSNCLTVTEGKEITGQFDNNNALCFTTYLESQRYAELNVKGVQNLRLETQNGTHIRSLLKDVPADGQQKVRFLLPETTSYQLIAQGEVGKPWQFTLITQPYQPLDKDAGIAPISPRLQILAHQLNQQNIQAFWQQVRHEGAPLIEPYDKDKKLVTFLWQGAKKNVLLLGSPDGNHDPLTHLANSDIWYRSYIVPNDTLMQYKLAPDVPIIENAEPFEQRRAILTTAQADPLNSQDSPSKSEDIYNHFSLLSLDSQRECQLPDILDRKMKGNTEIVRFHSQILNNDREIALYQPAKKMEVPRLLVLFDGQTYRRQYGIDRFFDKQIEEGKLAPMMILFVDSIDSDRRSVELPPNPDFYRFLADELFVWLEKEKGIHVSGEETIVAGSSYGGLASSWVAFNRPDRFGKVLSMSGSYWWAPENEEPEWLIRQFEQADKKPLQFFLEAGLFENRGDKGGILNNNRHLKLVLEQKGYPVQSLEMASGHDYISWCETLYLGAKALTKEH from the coding sequence GTGAGAATTCCTCTGATGATATGTGCATTAATGGCATCTTTCCCTAGTTTTTCCAATTGCTTAACCGTAACTGAAGGCAAAGAAATAACAGGTCAGTTTGATAACAACAATGCGCTGTGTTTTACCACGTATTTAGAGAGTCAACGTTATGCCGAACTGAATGTGAAAGGGGTACAAAATCTACGATTAGAAACCCAAAATGGCACACATATCCGTAGCTTATTAAAAGATGTTCCTGCGGATGGGCAACAAAAAGTACGCTTTTTATTACCTGAAACTACGAGTTATCAATTAATTGCACAAGGTGAGGTGGGAAAACCGTGGCAATTCACACTGATAACACAGCCTTATCAGCCTTTAGATAAAGATGCGGGAATTGCACCTATTAGCCCTCGTTTACAAATACTTGCTCATCAATTGAATCAACAAAATATTCAGGCATTTTGGCAACAAGTACGTCACGAAGGTGCACCCCTTATTGAGCCTTATGATAAGGATAAAAAGTTAGTGACTTTTTTATGGCAAGGTGCAAAAAAGAATGTCTTATTATTGGGATCACCCGATGGTAATCATGATCCATTAACCCATTTAGCCAATAGTGATATTTGGTATCGTAGCTATATCGTACCTAACGATACATTAATGCAATATAAATTAGCACCTGATGTGCCTATCATTGAAAATGCAGAGCCATTCGAACAGCGTCGCGCTATTTTAACCACAGCACAGGCAGATCCGCTGAATTCTCAAGATTCACCAAGCAAATCTGAGGATATTTATAATCACTTTTCTTTATTATCGTTAGATAGTCAACGTGAATGCCAATTGCCTGATATTCTTGATAGAAAAATGAAAGGCAACACAGAAATTGTGCGTTTTCACAGTCAGATCTTAAATAACGATCGTGAAATAGCGCTTTACCAGCCTGCTAAAAAAATGGAAGTACCTCGACTCTTAGTGTTATTTGATGGTCAAACTTATCGTCGCCAATATGGTATTGATCGGTTTTTTGATAAACAGATCGAAGAAGGGAAATTGGCACCGATGATGATCTTATTTGTTGATAGTATTGATAGTGATCGTCGTAGTGTTGAGTTACCACCAAATCCTGATTTTTACCGTTTCTTGGCAGATGAACTCTTTGTTTGGTTAGAAAAAGAGAAAGGTATTCACGTATCAGGAGAAGAAACCATTGTGGCGGGTTCGAGTTATGGAGGATTAGCGTCTTCATGGGTGGCATTTAATCGTCCTGATCGCTTTGGTAAAGTGCTGAGTATGTCAGGCTCTTATTGGTGGGCGCCTGAAAATGAAGAGCCTGAATGGCTTATTCGACAATTTGAGCAAGCAGATAAAAAACCATTACAGTTTTTCTTAGAGGCTGGGTTATTTGAAAACCGTGGTGATAAAGGGGGGATTTTAAATAATAATCGCCATCTTAAACTGGTTTTAGAACAAAAAGGTTACCCAGTTCAATCGCTAGAAATGGCAAGTGGGCATGATTATATCTCTTGGTGTGAAACGCTATATCTCGGTGCGAAAGCATTAACTAAAGAACATTAA
- a CDS encoding DNA polymerase III subunit psi: MSRKDRMLSQLGIRQWVLRKPAVLKGEHSVQFPDTTRLLIITDDTVDLNNGLFSDIFSAMGIDKNEIYCITTDDVSMLTESFDLPCWLLGTDLILPSEYTSLRSPSLHQLYFDADAKRDLWKQIYQYEDHFTLKPC, encoded by the coding sequence ATGAGCCGTAAAGACAGAATGTTATCCCAACTTGGAATTCGTCAGTGGGTACTTCGTAAGCCTGCTGTGTTAAAAGGCGAGCATTCTGTTCAATTTCCGGATACAACACGTTTACTTATCATTACTGATGATACCGTTGATCTAAATAACGGGCTTTTCTCTGATATTTTTAGCGCCATGGGGATAGATAAAAACGAAATCTATTGTATTACAACAGATGATGTGAGCATGCTCACAGAATCATTTGATCTTCCCTGCTGGTTATTAGGCACTGATCTCATACTTCCCTCTGAATATACTTCTCTGAGAAGCCCTTCATTACATCAGTTATATTTTGATGCTGATGCAAAACGCGATCTTTGGAAACAAATCTATCAATATGAAGACCATTTCACTCTTAAACCCTGCTGA
- the rsmC gene encoding 16S rRNA (guanine(1207)-N(2))-methyltransferase RsmC: MSSLSPASEVILRHLDHFADRHVLIAGDLQDTFAAQIQAKSVRAYTNQYHQWLPLLKSMGDNVLFGLVADQSFVKYCNTLIYFWPKNKNEATFQLRSLCSNLQVGTEIFIVGENRSGVKSATELMNGIAKLKKIDSARRCSLFFGTQTYQTLFDRNNWWQTYRHDDLTVMALPGVFSQNALDEGSRLLLSTFDDAMVGDLLDMACGCGVLATVLGKKNPMLKLTLCDVNAAAISSSIATLNVNELEGRVIASNVYSAVEETYDWIISNPPFHDGLGTSYEAAEDIIRLAPNYLKRGGKLRIVANSFIPYPDILDHVFGSHEVLASTGKFKVYQATKKD, from the coding sequence ATGTCCTCACTGTCCCCTGCTAGCGAAGTTATTCTTCGTCACCTAGATCATTTCGCAGACAGGCATGTACTTATTGCAGGTGATCTTCAAGATACTTTCGCGGCGCAAATTCAGGCGAAAAGTGTCAGAGCATATACCAACCAATATCACCAGTGGCTACCATTACTAAAATCAATGGGTGATAACGTACTCTTTGGTTTAGTTGCTGATCAATCCTTTGTGAAATATTGCAATACCTTGATCTATTTTTGGCCTAAAAATAAAAACGAAGCCACTTTCCAACTGCGTAGCCTTTGCTCTAACTTACAAGTGGGTACTGAAATCTTTATCGTCGGTGAAAACCGTAGCGGTGTTAAAAGTGCCACAGAATTAATGAACGGCATCGCTAAACTAAAAAAAATAGATTCAGCACGCCGTTGTAGCTTATTTTTTGGTACTCAAACATATCAAACACTGTTTGACCGTAATAACTGGTGGCAAACTTATCGCCATGACGATCTTACTGTAATGGCATTACCGGGTGTATTTAGCCAAAATGCATTAGATGAGGGTAGCCGTTTATTACTATCAACTTTTGATGATGCGATGGTTGGAGATTTACTGGATATGGCATGTGGTTGTGGTGTTCTTGCTACTGTACTTGGCAAGAAAAACCCAATGTTGAAACTGACACTGTGTGATGTGAATGCTGCGGCAATTTCTTCTAGTATCGCTACCTTAAACGTGAATGAATTAGAAGGTCGAGTGATTGCGAGTAATGTCTATTCAGCAGTTGAAGAGACTTATGATTGGATAATCTCAAACCCACCTTTCCATGATGGTTTAGGTACAAGCTATGAAGCAGCTGAAGATATTATTCGCCTTGCACCAAATTATCTAAAAAGAGGCGGTAAATTACGCATTGTGGCAAATTCATTTATCCCTTATCCAGATATACTGGATCATGTATTTGGCTCTCATGAAGTGCTTGCATCAACAGGTAAATTCAAAGTTTACCAAGCAACCAAGAAAGACTAA
- a CDS encoding GNAT family N-acetyltransferase, with amino-acid sequence MKYIIRQLTRNEIPQVWAIDRTELIEKLYVLKEGILLLSEQRFDMKGWPEGEAEHYTPVLLESFDRGAPFWGVFKLDQLVAAASVDPQKRGQNGTLLQLSFLHVSHQQRGQGLARILFDYCVEYAKKKGAGGLYISSTPSENSVNFYQHLGCRLIDIPDPELYEREPEDIHLVFHFIEPNNA; translated from the coding sequence ATGAAATACATTATTCGTCAATTAACACGAAATGAAATTCCACAAGTATGGGCAATTGATAGAACCGAGCTTATTGAAAAGCTATATGTCTTAAAAGAAGGAATATTGCTTTTATCAGAGCAACGCTTTGATATGAAAGGTTGGCCAGAAGGTGAAGCAGAACATTACACACCTGTTTTACTTGAAAGTTTTGATCGAGGAGCGCCTTTTTGGGGTGTTTTTAAACTAGATCAGTTGGTCGCGGCGGCAAGTGTTGATCCACAAAAACGGGGTCAAAATGGCACTTTACTTCAACTCTCTTTTTTACATGTTAGCCACCAGCAACGTGGGCAAGGTTTAGCACGAATATTATTTGATTATTGTGTGGAATATGCGAAGAAAAAAGGGGCTGGTGGATTATATATCTCATCAACACCTTCTGAAAATAGCGTGAATTTTTATCAGCATTTAGGGTGTCGTTTAATTGATATTCCTGATCCTGAGCTTTATGAAAGAGAGCCTGAGGATATTCATTTAGTCTTTCATTTCATCGAGCCAAATAACGCTTAA
- a CDS encoding DUF1435 family protein produces the protein MAKSTRLSPVTSWTSRISLWEMLAVSSLLTVITHSIVGTSAFTLVLVVSMLLSTLMLFHKKLQMWVMIPAGVVLTYSLMTLLVAYHG, from the coding sequence ATGGCTAAATCAACGCGCTTATCTCCAGTTACGTCTTGGACATCTCGTATTAGTTTATGGGAAATGTTGGCGGTTTCTTCTTTATTAACAGTGATCACGCATTCTATTGTAGGAACATCCGCTTTTACGCTGGTTTTAGTGGTTTCAATGCTGTTATCAACCTTGATGTTGTTCCATAAAAAATTACAAATGTGGGTAATGATCCCCGCAGGCGTTGTATTAACCTACAGTTTGATGACACTTTTAGTCGCGTATCATGGATAG
- a CDS encoding type IV toxin-antitoxin system AbiEi family antitoxin, with the protein MISHSQRETAKESYKQSLKTLLPYGMLATKKWLAEQGLSAHSLDNAVKTDTLLLLASQYSRSVTWEGVVVSMQRMMDKSVDEQLPPVVVGGLSALSISGLSQYLSLGSTPHIHLYAARKLPSWLARLSLPIKFEGHSTSKLWPDSLFKDRAFVKEYKWEEQLPPVYFSCPEKAILEVLVDLPESVSFEYADELMQGLVNLSPRKLDTLLKACKSVKAKRLFFWLAKRQAYPWFDKLNVENYDLGSGKRVVAKGGKLDTEYLITVPQHMALASKGSV; encoded by the coding sequence ATGATTAGTCATTCCCAGCGAGAAACGGCGAAAGAGTCTTATAAACAGTCTCTTAAAACTCTTTTACCTTATGGCATGTTAGCTACAAAGAAATGGCTTGCAGAGCAGGGCTTGAGTGCGCATTCATTAGATAACGCTGTCAAAACCGATACGTTATTGCTACTAGCTAGCCAGTATTCCCGATCTGTCACTTGGGAAGGCGTAGTAGTTTCTATGCAGCGTATGATGGATAAAAGTGTAGATGAACAACTTCCGCCTGTTGTGGTAGGTGGATTGTCAGCGCTTTCCATATCTGGTTTGTCACAATATTTGTCATTAGGGAGTACACCTCATATTCATTTATATGCAGCGAGAAAGCTTCCCTCCTGGCTTGCGAGACTGTCATTACCAATTAAGTTCGAAGGGCATAGTACAAGTAAACTTTGGCCTGATAGCTTATTCAAAGATAGAGCATTCGTTAAAGAGTATAAATGGGAAGAGCAATTGCCACCTGTGTATTTTTCATGTCCGGAAAAAGCCATATTGGAGGTGTTGGTAGATTTGCCTGAAAGTGTGTCATTTGAATATGCCGATGAGTTAATGCAGGGGTTGGTGAACTTATCTCCAAGAAAGCTTGATACGCTCTTAAAAGCATGTAAAAGCGTAAAGGCCAAACGCTTATTCTTTTGGCTTGCAAAACGCCAAGCTTATCCTTGGTTTGATAAGTTAAATGTAGAAAATTACGATTTAGGCTCAGGTAAACGTGTTGTTGCTAAAGGTGGGAAGTTGGATACAGAGTATCTAATAACAGTACCTCAGCATATGGCATTGGCAAGTAAAGGATCAGTTTAG
- a CDS encoding Na/Pi cotransporter family protein, with the protein MLTLLHLLSSVALLVWGTHIVRTGIMRVFGSDLRRILGKSINKKSNAFLAGVGVTALVQSSNATALLVISFVTQGLISITPALVIMLGADVGTALMARVLTFDLSWLSPLLILIGVITFLSRKKERVGQLGRVGIGLGLILLALQLIVASAEPIMHASAVQAIFTSLSGDTILALLVGALFAMVSYSSLAAVLLTATLSATGLMPLYISLSIVIGSNIGSGLLALISSRGQSVASRQVVLGSLFFKLIGALIVLPWITYLASEIQKYGFSPAEVVIYFHVIYNLARCILMIPFVGIMAKLCQRLIPELPTTGSEMAPRYLDQSAIDTPSLAIANAVRESLRLGDVIEQMLQRFTALMEGNRQQKREISQLEEEVELLHSSIKLYMAQIQQHDLGTEDSRRWAEIIDTAMNLQQSSAIIARMSAEVVSKGLNHHLFLSEEGRRELQTLLERLQSNLNLAMSVFVSGNMEHARKLRRAKHRFRLLNQRYSFAHVERLHLHNMQSIETSSLHTSLLGDMKRLNSLFCAVAYHVLERSESSSEQV; encoded by the coding sequence ATGCTGACACTGCTTCATTTACTCTCATCTGTCGCGCTTCTTGTCTGGGGAACACATATTGTTCGTACAGGCATTATGCGTGTTTTTGGCTCTGATTTACGCCGAATTTTAGGTAAAAGTATTAATAAAAAATCCAACGCCTTTCTTGCGGGTGTGGGCGTAACGGCATTAGTCCAAAGCAGTAATGCGACGGCACTTTTGGTTATCTCTTTTGTGACGCAAGGACTGATTTCGATTACACCAGCACTTGTTATTATGCTAGGCGCGGATGTGGGTACTGCGTTAATGGCGCGTGTGCTGACGTTTGATCTCTCTTGGTTATCGCCACTCCTTATCCTTATCGGTGTTATTACTTTTTTAAGTCGTAAAAAGGAGCGAGTAGGACAACTAGGACGTGTGGGTATTGGTCTTGGTTTGATTTTGTTGGCTTTACAACTCATTGTGGCATCGGCAGAACCTATTATGCACGCAAGTGCAGTCCAAGCTATTTTTACCTCTCTCAGTGGCGATACTATTTTAGCGTTATTGGTGGGGGCACTCTTTGCAATGGTGAGTTACTCGAGCCTTGCGGCAGTGTTGTTAACTGCGACATTAAGTGCAACAGGATTAATGCCATTGTATATCAGCCTTTCCATTGTAATTGGCTCAAATATTGGTAGTGGGTTGCTTGCATTAATAAGTAGTCGGGGACAAAGCGTTGCTTCTCGACAAGTTGTGTTGGGAAGCTTATTTTTTAAACTGATTGGCGCATTGATTGTTTTACCATGGATAACGTATCTTGCTTCTGAAATACAAAAATATGGCTTTTCACCGGCTGAAGTCGTTATCTATTTTCATGTTATTTATAATCTTGCTCGCTGTATTTTGATGATCCCTTTTGTCGGCATAATGGCGAAATTATGTCAGCGACTCATTCCTGAATTACCGACCACGGGATCTGAAATGGCACCGCGTTATTTAGATCAATCCGCTATTGATACGCCTTCATTGGCAATTGCTAATGCGGTTAGAGAATCACTACGATTAGGTGATGTTATAGAACAAATGTTGCAACGTTTTACTGCGTTAATGGAAGGCAATCGTCAGCAAAAAAGGGAAATTAGCCAGTTAGAAGAAGAGGTAGAATTACTCCACAGCAGCATTAAATTGTATATGGCACAAATTCAACAGCATGATCTAGGAACTGAAGATTCTCGACGTTGGGCTGAAATTATTGATACAGCGATGAATTTACAACAATCATCCGCTATTATTGCGCGTATGTCGGCTGAAGTGGTTAGCAAAGGTTTAAATCACCACTTGTTTTTATCGGAGGAAGGACGTCGTGAATTACAGACACTCCTTGAGCGTCTGCAAAGTAATCTGAATCTGGCGATGTCGGTATTTGTTTCCGGCAACATGGAACATGCTCGTAAATTACGTCGAGCAAAACATCGTTTCCGTTTACTCAACCAGCGTTACTCGTTTGCTCATGTAGAACGTCTTCATTTGCATAATATGCAAAGCATTGAAACCAGTTCACTGCACACCAGTTTGCTCGGTGATATGAAACGGTTGAATTCCTTGTTCTGTGCTGTGGCTTATCACGTACTAGAACGAAGTGAATCATCATCAGAACAGGTTTAA
- the phoA gene encoding alkaline phosphatase, with protein MSHRYQRSILSVIVTTLLAGASFSSFAAPVAADAILAQDRAAKGNITEFGGARRMTQDQTETLKAALNNNQAKNVILFIGDGMGDSEITVARNYAEGAGGFFKGIDALPITGQYTHYALDRKTQKPNYVTDSAASATAWASGVKTYNGALGIDVFGKDHQTILELAKANGKATGNVTTSEIQDATPAALFSHVTGRKCYGPVETLEKCSTNALENGGRGSISEQLLVTRADVTLGGGAKSFAQTAVAGEYKGKTLEQQAIERGYQIVKDAKSLDAITLANQDKPVLGLFHEGNMAVAWEGPKATYHGNLNNPPLECKPNAKLDPNAPTLAQMTKKAIDLLKTNENGFFLQVESASIDKQDHNANPCGQIGETVALDEAVQIGLDFAKQNGDTLIIVTADHAHSSQIIEADVKSSGLTQALITKDGAVMVVNYGNSEEESQEHTGAQLRVAAYGPHAANVVGLTDQTDLFFTMRDAMGLK; from the coding sequence ATGTCTCATCGTTACCAACGTTCTATTTTATCCGTTATTGTAACAACGCTATTAGCTGGCGCGAGTTTCTCTTCTTTTGCTGCTCCCGTTGCTGCTGATGCCATTTTAGCTCAAGATCGTGCAGCAAAAGGTAATATCACGGAATTTGGCGGTGCTCGCCGTATGACTCAAGATCAAACTGAGACATTAAAAGCAGCTTTAAATAATAACCAAGCGAAAAATGTAATCCTCTTTATTGGTGATGGTATGGGGGATTCTGAAATCACCGTTGCACGTAACTATGCCGAAGGTGCGGGTGGTTTCTTTAAAGGTATCGATGCCTTACCTATTACGGGTCAATACACACACTACGCTTTAGACAGAAAAACCCAAAAACCTAATTATGTAACAGACTCTGCCGCTTCTGCGACAGCATGGGCTTCGGGTGTGAAAACCTATAATGGTGCATTAGGGATTGATGTGTTTGGTAAGGATCACCAAACTATTTTGGAATTAGCAAAAGCCAATGGAAAGGCGACAGGGAACGTGACAACCTCTGAAATTCAAGATGCAACACCTGCGGCTCTGTTCTCGCATGTAACAGGACGCAAATGCTATGGCCCTGTTGAAACCTTAGAGAAATGCTCAACAAACGCATTGGAAAATGGCGGTAGAGGTTCTATCTCTGAGCAATTATTAGTGACTCGCGCTGATGTCACATTAGGTGGTGGAGCAAAAAGTTTTGCTCAAACCGCAGTGGCGGGTGAATACAAAGGCAAAACGTTAGAGCAACAAGCCATTGAGCGTGGTTATCAAATCGTGAAAGATGCCAAATCACTCGATGCGATTACGCTTGCGAACCAAGATAAGCCTGTACTAGGTTTATTCCATGAAGGCAATATGGCAGTGGCATGGGAAGGCCCTAAAGCGACTTACCACGGTAATTTAAATAACCCACCTTTAGAGTGCAAACCTAACGCTAAACTTGATCCGAATGCGCCAACACTGGCACAAATGACCAAAAAAGCGATCGATTTGCTGAAAACCAATGAAAATGGCTTCTTCTTACAAGTCGAAAGTGCTTCTATCGATAAGCAAGATCATAATGCGAATCCTTGCGGACAAATTGGTGAAACTGTTGCACTAGATGAAGCCGTACAAATCGGTTTAGATTTTGCTAAACAAAACGGCGACACTCTGATTATCGTGACTGCTGATCATGCGCATTCAAGCCAAATTATTGAAGCTGATGTGAAATCCAGTGGGTTAACACAGGCACTTATCACTAAAGATGGTGCGGTTATGGTGGTGAATTACGGTAACTCAGAAGAAGAGTCTCAAGAGCATACAGGAGCACAATTACGGGTTGCCGCTTATGGTCCACATGCGGCTAATGTGGTTGGGTTAACTGACCAAACAGATTTGTTTTTCACAATGCGTGATGCGATGGGTCTGAAGTAA